A window of the Synechococcus sp. M16.1 genome harbors these coding sequences:
- a CDS encoding DUF3598 family protein codes for MGEWEHLQRNVGEWRGWFDSLDRTLQRTKRQPSLLTLKPAPSGVPLNLTLLLWPEGAGSSSPHQPPTGEPEKRIVQCFTRLDPDMGVFGTGSFSRGTLHRSTWTKLYAEFGFLHEQRRHRLVLLWDGAGQLDRIVLIREFLVGSSALERPSLEPDQLIGDWRCDHPSPGDNICFAAGDLDRWIFLPDGGAFLAPAQIDPHQPFNIEALWLSSETRLERMSRRYSELGALSSVNHQLLTR; via the coding sequence GTGGGCGAATGGGAGCACCTGCAGCGCAACGTTGGTGAGTGGCGCGGCTGGTTCGACAGCCTGGACCGGACACTTCAACGCACCAAGCGTCAGCCCTCCCTGCTCACGCTTAAACCGGCTCCCTCCGGTGTGCCACTGAATCTGACCCTGCTGCTCTGGCCTGAGGGAGCGGGATCGAGTTCTCCCCATCAACCGCCGACCGGCGAGCCTGAAAAGCGGATCGTTCAATGCTTCACGCGGCTGGATCCCGACATGGGGGTCTTCGGTACCGGTAGTTTTTCAAGGGGGACGCTGCACCGCTCCACCTGGACCAAGCTCTATGCCGAGTTCGGGTTCTTGCATGAGCAACGCCGTCATCGCTTGGTGCTGCTTTGGGATGGTGCGGGGCAATTGGATCGGATTGTGCTGATCCGTGAGTTCCTCGTTGGAAGTTCAGCCCTGGAACGTCCATCCCTGGAGCCAGATCAGCTGATCGGCGACTGGCGCTGCGACCACCCTTCGCCAGGGGACAACATCTGTTTTGCCGCAGGCGATCTTGATCGCTGGATCTTTTTGCCGGATGGAGGCGCTTTTCTGGCGCCGGCCCAGATCGATCCGCACCAGCCCTTCAACATCGAAGCGCTTTGGCTGTCGAGTGAAACGCGCCTCGAGCGCATGTCACGTCGCTATTCAGAACTCGGTGCCCTCAGCTCGGTGAACCATCAATTGCTCACCCGTTGA
- a CDS encoding cupin, which produces MVLLLEGTMTITPRATTATSSQAQFFDYASAANPLQQGLISTIPYRSFSASFFDQAGTALQPLDLSADLHCEGPATGPSLCGNFIRLDQGSLRTHADATSQLFFVARGHGQTEACGQVFHWSEGDTFVLPAGGEAIHISDTHAGLYWVHDAPLLRYLGVSTVKPVFEPCFYSHEDARAQLDAIASNPRGANANRVSVLLGNNAFPQTRTVTHTLWAMLGILPAGQVQRPHRHQSIALDFAVACQPGCYTMIGTELDENGMIRKGHREDWAAGAAFVTPPGYWHSHHNESGADAYVLPIQDAGLHTYLRTLDIAFSNRGRADLSNTP; this is translated from the coding sequence ATGGTTCTGCTGCTGGAGGGAACGATGACCATCACCCCACGGGCGACAACGGCAACCAGTTCCCAGGCGCAGTTCTTCGATTACGCCTCAGCAGCCAATCCCCTGCAACAGGGGCTGATCAGCACGATCCCCTACCGCAGCTTTTCGGCCAGTTTTTTTGATCAAGCCGGAACGGCCCTGCAACCTCTTGATTTAAGTGCCGACTTGCACTGCGAAGGCCCGGCCACCGGTCCATCGCTCTGCGGCAACTTCATCCGACTGGATCAGGGATCCCTGCGCACCCATGCGGATGCGACCAGTCAGCTGTTCTTCGTGGCCCGAGGCCATGGACAAACTGAAGCCTGTGGTCAGGTTTTTCACTGGAGCGAGGGAGACACGTTCGTGCTTCCGGCGGGCGGTGAAGCCATTCACATCAGCGACACCCACGCAGGCCTGTATTGGGTGCACGATGCCCCCTTGCTTCGTTATCTGGGGGTGAGCACCGTGAAACCGGTGTTCGAACCCTGCTTCTACAGCCATGAGGATGCTCGCGCGCAGTTGGATGCCATCGCCAGCAATCCCCGCGGAGCCAACGCCAATCGCGTGAGTGTGCTGTTGGGAAACAACGCCTTCCCTCAGACGCGCACCGTCACCCACACCCTCTGGGCCATGTTGGGAATCCTCCCCGCAGGCCAGGTGCAGCGGCCCCACCGACACCAGTCGATCGCCCTTGATTTTGCGGTGGCCTGCCAACCGGGTTGCTACACGATGATCGGCACCGAGCTGGATGAGAACGGAATGATCCGCAAAGGGCACCGGGAAGACTGGGCAGCCGGCGCAGCCTTCGTGACCCCACCCGGCTACTGGCACTCCCACCACAACGAATCCGGCGCCGACGCCTACGTGCTGCCCATTCAGGATGCCGGCCTGCACACCTATCTGCGCACTCTCGACATTGCCTTCAGCAACAGAGGCCGGGCTGACTTAAGCAACACCCCCTAG
- a CDS encoding efflux RND transporter permease subunit, protein MRSISQPFLRRPVLTVVCSLLILLAGCTALFGLGLEDLPPLAPTRVSVSASFPAASPEVVEQSVTRVLEQQLNGLEGVESISSTSRQGGASISLRFNAGDPELNAIKVQNEVNLASRRLPQAVTRQGLQVRRSSEDLLMILGFNHPPDQYVPTFLTGWLDQTLRDALLSTPGIGDVRIFGSSELSYRLWLDPQRLEQTNLTLGDVSRALAEQNVLAAVGSIGAAPVPKGQVLSLPVEAEGRLRSQSDFENLVLRRLDNGGLLRLKDVGRVALGQRNYGREAMNLAGERSVAVGIYQRDGANALEVSRAIKRKLKQLEASFPPGIEVSMIVDVADTVQANLDRTFITLRDAVLLVLVVLVLFLGRWRLALIPALAVPVALVGSLSLVKLSGSNLNSLILFGLVLATGIVVDDAIVVSEDIAGRIERGTPPEQAAEDAMTELATAVVATSLVVAAVFLPVLLIPGSIGRLYQPIALAISGAILFSTLNALSFTPMACARVLGPGGGRLPGAIGKLSRWLRQGMQTLQSRYAKQLEHWLQHKRRIALVLLSGLVITASGLAVMPTAFIPDDDQGQIRGYFTLPDGASLERSVAVMDDIRRVVSEEPLVRTGNFYAGSSFGQSGEDRGSFYLRLQPLKDRPGKEQSSNAIKRRLNRKIQQRVGEARVVLITPPTVRGFSSESGLSLELLDRSGGQLSLEQFGQVADAFIQTAKATDRFERVSSRFDASFPRWRLELDRDQLAALDLDYGATLREIGTAFGGRYIDDTYNDGRIRSIVLQLEGSERRRPEDLTGLMVRNRSGELVSVASVAKLTREEGVNNIRHFGLNRAIRITAIPAPTVSSGEAIDALTQAGDRIGGSNIGLAFTGLALEEQRAEQVTWVLFTLGVTVVYLLLAALYESFIDPLIILLTVPMALLGALIGLKLRGLPLDVYGQMGLLVLVSLAAKNGILIVEFANQRVAAGLALREAVVDAAVNRMRPILLTAVTSLAGFLPLLFAQGTGAASRVSIGTVVFSGLLVASLLSLFAIPAVYLMLKRDRRPTA, encoded by the coding sequence GTGCGGTCGATCTCCCAGCCGTTTCTTCGGCGGCCGGTCCTGACGGTCGTCTGCAGCCTGCTGATCCTTTTGGCGGGCTGCACGGCGTTGTTCGGCCTGGGACTGGAGGATCTTCCGCCCCTCGCTCCCACCCGCGTGAGTGTTAGCGCCAGCTTCCCGGCGGCTTCACCGGAGGTGGTGGAGCAGAGCGTGACCCGGGTATTGGAACAACAGCTGAATGGCCTGGAAGGGGTCGAAAGCATCAGCTCAACCAGCAGGCAGGGCGGCGCCAGCATCTCGTTGCGCTTCAACGCGGGTGATCCCGAGCTGAATGCGATCAAGGTTCAGAACGAGGTGAACCTGGCCAGCCGCCGGTTGCCCCAGGCCGTGACGCGCCAGGGGCTCCAGGTGCGGCGCTCCTCGGAAGACCTGTTGATGATCCTGGGGTTCAACCACCCGCCGGATCAATACGTCCCCACCTTTCTCACGGGCTGGCTGGACCAGACCCTTCGCGACGCGCTGCTCAGCACACCAGGCATCGGAGATGTGCGGATCTTCGGCAGCAGTGAACTCTCTTATCGCCTCTGGTTGGATCCGCAACGCCTCGAACAGACCAACCTCACCCTTGGCGATGTCAGCCGAGCCCTGGCTGAACAAAACGTTTTGGCTGCCGTTGGCAGCATCGGAGCTGCCCCAGTTCCAAAGGGCCAAGTGCTGAGCCTTCCGGTGGAAGCGGAAGGACGTCTTCGCAGCCAATCGGATTTCGAGAATCTCGTCTTGCGCCGGCTCGACAACGGCGGGCTGCTGCGCCTGAAGGATGTGGGACGGGTTGCCCTCGGACAGCGCAACTACGGACGCGAGGCCATGAATCTGGCTGGCGAGCGTTCGGTGGCCGTGGGCATCTACCAGCGCGATGGGGCCAATGCCCTTGAGGTGAGCAGGGCGATCAAGCGCAAGCTGAAGCAGTTGGAAGCGAGCTTTCCTCCGGGCATCGAGGTCTCAATGATCGTGGATGTGGCCGACACGGTTCAGGCCAACCTCGATCGCACCTTCATCACCTTGCGCGATGCCGTGCTGCTGGTGCTGGTGGTGCTGGTGCTGTTTCTGGGCCGCTGGCGTCTCGCCCTGATCCCTGCCCTTGCCGTGCCGGTGGCGCTGGTGGGAAGCCTCAGCCTGGTGAAACTGAGCGGTTCCAATCTCAACAGCCTGATCCTGTTTGGCCTGGTGTTGGCCACCGGGATCGTTGTGGATGACGCCATCGTCGTGAGCGAAGACATCGCCGGACGCATCGAACGGGGCACACCCCCCGAACAGGCGGCCGAAGACGCCATGACTGAGTTGGCAACGGCCGTTGTGGCCACCTCATTGGTGGTGGCAGCAGTGTTCCTCCCCGTGCTGCTCATTCCTGGATCGATCGGACGCCTCTATCAACCGATCGCCCTGGCCATCAGCGGAGCGATCCTGTTCTCCACCCTGAATGCGCTCAGCTTCACCCCAATGGCCTGTGCCCGGGTGTTGGGCCCAGGGGGCGGCCGTCTTCCTGGGGCCATCGGCAAGCTCAGCCGTTGGCTTCGGCAGGGCATGCAAACCCTGCAATCCCGATACGCGAAACAACTCGAGCACTGGCTGCAGCACAAGCGACGCATCGCCCTTGTGCTGCTGAGCGGCCTTGTCATCACAGCCTCAGGCTTGGCGGTGATGCCAACGGCGTTCATCCCCGATGACGACCAAGGCCAGATCCGCGGCTACTTCACCCTCCCCGATGGCGCCAGCCTTGAGCGCAGCGTGGCTGTGATGGACGACATCCGACGGGTCGTCAGCGAAGAGCCCCTGGTGCGCACCGGCAACTTTTATGCCGGCAGCTCCTTCGGACAGAGCGGAGAAGACCGTGGCTCGTTTTACCTGCGCCTCCAGCCACTCAAGGATCGACCTGGCAAAGAGCAGAGCAGCAACGCCATCAAACGCCGTCTCAATCGCAAGATTCAACAACGGGTTGGTGAGGCCAGGGTCGTGCTGATCACCCCACCAACCGTGCGGGGCTTCAGCAGTGAATCAGGACTTTCGCTGGAACTGCTGGACCGCAGCGGAGGGCAACTCAGCCTGGAGCAATTCGGCCAAGTCGCCGACGCTTTCATCCAGACGGCCAAGGCGACGGACCGATTTGAACGGGTGAGCTCCCGCTTTGATGCCAGCTTCCCCCGCTGGCGGCTTGAGCTCGACCGCGACCAACTGGCTGCTCTCGACCTCGACTACGGCGCAACCCTGCGGGAGATCGGCACCGCCTTCGGGGGCCGCTACATCGATGACACCTACAACGACGGTCGCATCCGCTCGATTGTTCTGCAGCTGGAAGGCAGCGAGCGACGTCGGCCGGAAGACCTCACCGGGCTGATGGTGCGCAACCGCAGCGGTGAGCTGGTGTCAGTGGCCAGCGTGGCCAAACTGACCCGTGAGGAGGGCGTTAACAACATTCGCCACTTCGGACTCAACCGGGCCATCCGTATCACGGCCATCCCGGCGCCAACGGTGAGCAGCGGTGAAGCCATCGATGCCCTCACCCAGGCCGGTGATCGCATTGGAGGCAGCAACATCGGCCTGGCCTTCACGGGCCTGGCGTTGGAGGAACAACGGGCTGAGCAGGTGACCTGGGTGCTGTTCACCCTCGGCGTGACGGTGGTCTATCTGCTGCTGGCCGCTCTCTACGAGAGTTTCATTGACCCGTTGATCATCCTGCTCACGGTGCCGATGGCCCTGCTCGGGGCTCTGATCGGCTTGAAATTGCGGGGCCTTCCACTGGATGTTTACGGCCAGATGGGACTCCTGGTGCTGGTGAGCCTGGCGGCCAAGAACGGAATTCTGATCGTGGAGTTCGCCAACCAGCGGGTGGCGGCAGGCCTGGCCCTGCGCGAGGCCGTTGTGGATGCAGCCGTGAACCGGATGCGCCCAATCCTGCTGACAGCGGTCACATCTCTGGCGGGTTTCCTGCCCCTTCTGTTTGCCCAGGGCACTGGAGCCGCCAGCAGGGTCAGCATTGGCACTGTGGTGTTCAGCGGACTGCTGGTGGCCTCGTTGCTGTCCCTGTTTGCCATCCCTGCCGTTTATCTGATGCTGAAACGCGATCGAAGGCCCACCGCGTAG
- a CDS encoding photosystem I reaction center protein subunit XI: MTVTPAADPCVGNLATPVNSGYFIKGLINNLPLYRPGISPNFRGLETGAAFGYLLYGPFTICGPLRATEYQQTAGLLAAIGAVHILSLLFLLYNQPGKQPNIPPADVTVENPPADLFTRTGWADFTSGFWLGGCGGAVFAWFLCNTVHVQELFKIAAGVWSVG, from the coding sequence ATGACCGTCACTCCTGCTGCTGATCCCTGCGTCGGCAACCTTGCGACACCCGTCAACAGCGGCTATTTCATCAAGGGCCTGATCAACAACCTGCCCCTGTACCGCCCCGGAATTTCTCCGAACTTCCGGGGTCTGGAAACTGGTGCAGCCTTCGGCTATCTGCTCTACGGCCCCTTCACCATCTGTGGTCCCCTGCGTGCCACTGAGTACCAGCAAACCGCTGGTCTGCTGGCTGCCATCGGCGCCGTGCACATCCTCAGCCTGCTGTTCCTGCTCTACAACCAGCCAGGCAAGCAACCCAACATCCCCCCTGCAGATGTGACGGTTGAGAATCCCCCCGCCGACCTGTTCACCCGCACCGGCTGGGCTGACTTCACCAGTGGGTTCTGGCTGGGTGGTTGCGGCGGTGCCGTTTTCGCCTGGTTCCTCTGCAACACCGTTCACGTGCAGGAACTGTTCAAGATTGCTGCTGGTGTCTGGAGCGTGGGCTGA
- a CDS encoding photosystem I reaction center subunit VIII: MTGDFAAAWLPAIFVPITGIVFPAVFIVLVGRVITAAE, translated from the coding sequence ATGACTGGAGATTTCGCTGCTGCCTGGCTGCCTGCGATTTTCGTGCCCATCACCGGAATCGTGTTCCCCGCAGTGTTCATCGTCCTTGTTGGTCGAGTGATCACCGCTGCCGAGTGA
- a CDS encoding HEAT repeat domain-containing protein gives MQNVLLPGAVVLLTVVLWLRRKPVKPMLSSTDASRVAQINRAQLELVIEPAADGEFADASLESWTAPSSPLERLALERRLKADMEAGPEERLRAVRLAARWGHRSALPLLRLALRDSDARVVEAAAAAIAPFRGAPAAAPIRQLARPPRNVSRMR, from the coding sequence ATGCAGAACGTTCTCCTCCCCGGTGCCGTCGTGCTGCTCACGGTGGTGCTCTGGTTGCGCAGGAAGCCGGTGAAGCCGATGCTTTCCAGCACGGATGCCAGCCGTGTCGCACAGATCAATCGTGCCCAGTTGGAACTGGTGATTGAGCCCGCTGCTGATGGGGAATTCGCCGATGCTTCCCTGGAGTCCTGGACGGCGCCGAGCAGTCCCTTGGAGCGTCTTGCCCTGGAGCGTCGTCTCAAGGCTGATATGGAGGCTGGACCCGAGGAGCGTTTGCGCGCTGTTCGTTTGGCCGCCCGATGGGGACACCGTTCGGCGCTGCCCCTGCTGCGCCTGGCGCTGCGGGACAGCGATGCGCGAGTGGTGGAAGCAGCTGCCGCTGCGATCGCACCGTTCCGCGGCGCGCCGGCCGCTGCCCCGATCCGTCAGCTGGCTCGGCCGCCGCGCAATGTTTCGCGGATGCGATAA
- a CDS encoding glycosyltransferase family 2 protein: MSAPLNLSVVVPLYNEEESLPHLVEQLLSALRPTDEAFELVLVDDGSSDRTAKVLAKLSAEVPEVVAVLLRKNYGQTAAMAAGFDVAGGEVIVSLDGDLQNDPADIPMLLAKLREGYDLVSGWRHQRQDAALQRKLPSRIANRLIGRVTGVRLHDYGCSLKAYRREVLSDMRLYGELHRFLPALAFIEGARITEVKVNHRARQFGSSKYGIDRTFRVLMDLLTVWFMKRFLTRPMYVFGFGGLLAIAASLITSTYLLVIKVMGGDIANRPLLTLAVVLGLAGIQLFCFGLLGELLIRTYHESQNRPIYRIRETLRGGRAS; encoded by the coding sequence ATGAGTGCACCCCTGAATCTCTCGGTGGTGGTGCCGCTGTACAACGAAGAGGAAAGCCTGCCTCATCTGGTCGAGCAGCTCCTTTCAGCGCTGCGTCCAACCGATGAGGCGTTTGAGCTGGTTCTGGTCGACGACGGATCCAGCGACCGCACCGCGAAAGTGCTGGCAAAGCTCAGCGCCGAAGTGCCCGAAGTGGTGGCTGTACTGCTGCGCAAGAACTATGGCCAGACCGCAGCCATGGCGGCTGGGTTTGATGTGGCTGGCGGAGAGGTGATCGTCAGCCTCGATGGAGATCTGCAGAACGATCCAGCCGACATCCCCATGCTGCTGGCCAAACTGCGAGAGGGGTATGACCTCGTCAGTGGCTGGCGCCATCAGCGCCAGGACGCCGCCCTCCAGCGCAAACTTCCCTCCCGGATCGCCAACCGCTTGATCGGCCGGGTAACCGGTGTGCGGCTGCATGACTACGGCTGCTCCCTCAAGGCCTACCGCCGCGAGGTGCTCTCAGACATGCGGCTCTATGGGGAGCTGCATCGCTTTCTTCCCGCCCTGGCCTTCATCGAGGGTGCACGGATCACCGAAGTGAAGGTGAACCACCGGGCGCGTCAGTTCGGCAGCAGCAAGTACGGGATCGATCGCACCTTCCGTGTGCTGATGGATCTGCTCACCGTCTGGTTCATGAAGCGTTTTCTGACCCGGCCGATGTACGTGTTCGGCTTCGGGGGGCTGCTGGCCATCGCCGCAAGCCTGATCACCAGCACCTATCTGCTGGTGATCAAGGTGATGGGAGGCGACATTGCCAATCGCCCACTGCTCACCTTGGCGGTGGTGCTTGGCTTGGCTGGCATTCAACTGTTCTGCTTCGGACTGCTGGGCGAACTACTGATCCGCACCTACCACGAAAGCCAGAATCGCCCGATTTATCGCATCCGCGAAACATTGCGCGGCGGCCGAGCCAGCTGA
- a CDS encoding C40 family peptidase has product MATLGTLLAPDLIQTGSSWQLCADVNGYSRSDGASLTTQACRGRRFRILERQPKRIAVQLLEDGYRCWLELEAVLGRAERCAAWRPSPLSATEIERRLPSVLAWSETAQQRPNVYLWGGTTEPDMDCSGLMQMAFASQDIWIPRDAYQQERFCQPVAALPDDHSLLRPGDLLFFGTQRRCTHVGIHLGEGRYRHSSGQDHGRNGIGIDSLHSSDQHPVACHYRAEFRGAGRVVRCHDGSHLS; this is encoded by the coding sequence ATGGCGACGTTAGGCACCCTGCTGGCCCCGGACCTCATTCAGACAGGCTCCAGTTGGCAGCTGTGCGCTGACGTGAATGGTTATTCGCGATCTGACGGCGCGAGTCTGACCACCCAGGCCTGTCGTGGACGCCGTTTTCGCATTCTGGAGAGGCAGCCCAAGAGGATCGCTGTTCAGCTGCTGGAGGATGGCTACCGCTGCTGGCTCGAACTCGAGGCGGTTCTGGGGCGAGCTGAGCGATGCGCAGCCTGGCGACCGTCGCCGCTGAGCGCGACGGAGATTGAACGACGTCTGCCCAGCGTGCTCGCCTGGAGCGAAACCGCCCAGCAGCGCCCCAATGTCTACCTCTGGGGAGGCACCACAGAACCGGACATGGATTGTTCCGGTCTGATGCAGATGGCCTTCGCCAGCCAGGACATTTGGATTCCGCGAGATGCCTATCAACAGGAGCGGTTCTGCCAACCTGTTGCAGCTCTGCCCGACGATCACAGCCTGCTGCGCCCTGGAGATCTGCTGTTTTTTGGCACACAGCGGCGTTGCACCCATGTGGGGATCCATCTCGGCGAGGGCCGCTACCGCCACAGCTCAGGCCAGGACCATGGGCGCAATGGGATCGGCATCGACAGCTTGCACAGCAGCGATCAACACCCGGTGGCTTGCCACTACAGGGCTGAATTCCGCGGCGCAGGCCGTGTGGTGCGTTGCCATGACGGATCGCATCTCTCCTGA
- a CDS encoding serine hydrolase, translating into MAFYRPDPAMAARLEAALDGLDADGRPGLRNSLAITWVRYDEAAPEAGQGRGASWNQDRILYPASVVKLFYAVAVEQWLQRDLIPESDELRRAMRDMIGDSSNDATGLVVDLLTGTTSGPALHGERWELWTQQRRLINGWLQSLAWPELEAVNCCQKTWGDGPYGREKMFYGADNGNRNGLSTVATARMLEAVMTGAVVSPPACRRLQGLLRRSLDQKQRRADPENQVDGFLGEGLPEDALLWSKAGWMSQARHDAAWFRESEQQPPSLLVVFTTGPDRARDASLLPELARQLNLFTISEEPAD; encoded by the coding sequence ATGGCGTTCTACCGTCCCGATCCCGCAATGGCGGCTCGGCTTGAGGCGGCCCTCGATGGGCTCGATGCCGACGGTCGCCCGGGGCTGCGCAACAGCCTGGCGATCACCTGGGTGCGGTACGACGAAGCTGCACCGGAGGCGGGTCAGGGCCGTGGTGCTTCCTGGAACCAAGATCGGATCCTCTATCCGGCCAGCGTGGTGAAGCTGTTCTATGCCGTCGCCGTTGAGCAGTGGCTGCAACGGGACCTGATCCCTGAGAGCGACGAATTGCGGCGCGCGATGCGCGACATGATCGGTGATTCCAGCAACGATGCCACGGGGCTTGTGGTGGATCTGCTCACAGGCACCACCAGCGGCCCTGCCCTCCATGGCGAACGCTGGGAGCTTTGGACGCAGCAGCGTCGCTTGATCAATGGCTGGTTGCAGAGCCTGGCCTGGCCGGAACTTGAGGCGGTGAATTGCTGCCAGAAGACCTGGGGTGATGGTCCCTATGGCCGGGAGAAAATGTTCTATGGGGCCGACAACGGCAACCGCAATGGCTTGTCCACGGTTGCGACAGCCCGAATGCTGGAGGCGGTGATGACCGGTGCGGTGGTGTCGCCACCGGCCTGTCGTCGGCTGCAGGGTCTGTTGCGGCGCTCGCTCGATCAAAAGCAGCGTCGCGCTGATCCTGAAAACCAGGTGGATGGCTTCCTCGGCGAAGGCCTACCTGAGGACGCTCTGCTGTGGAGCAAAGCCGGCTGGATGAGTCAGGCCCGTCATGACGCCGCCTGGTTCCGGGAGTCTGAACAGCAGCCGCCCAGCTTGCTGGTGGTGTTCACCACGGGGCCTGATCGCGCCAGGGACGCATCCCTTTTGCCGGAGCTGGCACGGCAACTCAACCTGTTCACCATCTCAGAGGAGCCGGCGGATTGA
- the alr gene encoding alanine racemase, translating into MIPELNPRQRAWVEVSPAAIRANARALCQHLGARTQLMAVVKADGYGHGAETVARAALQGGATSLGVATLQEGLELRRAGLEAPVLLLSNLNEPDDLRTCLHWRLMPTLSSLRDAQLCNALAADSGRCFDVQLKIDTGMARLGCSLSEGHQTAAELKSLEHLNLEGIYSHLACADEPNDALTSLQQERFVSMLSALPEAGAGITRHLANSAGTLLNRELHHDLVRVGLALYGHAPASHLSNVIPLQPALAVRARVSLIRDVPAGTGVSYGHRFITQRPTRLAVVGIGYADGVLRSLSGHIHALHRNRQLPQVGAITMDQLLLDATDAAELEQGDIVTLLGQDGDLELSPQSWSNHCGSIPWEILCGFKRRLPRVEV; encoded by the coding sequence GTGATTCCGGAGCTGAATCCACGTCAGCGCGCCTGGGTGGAGGTTTCACCTGCAGCGATTCGGGCCAACGCCAGGGCGCTCTGCCAACACCTCGGTGCTCGTACCCAACTGATGGCGGTGGTGAAGGCCGATGGCTACGGCCACGGCGCCGAGACGGTGGCACGGGCTGCCCTTCAGGGGGGAGCCACCAGCCTTGGCGTAGCCACGCTGCAGGAAGGCCTTGAGCTGCGGCGAGCCGGCCTGGAAGCACCAGTGCTGTTGCTAAGCAACCTCAATGAACCGGACGACCTGCGCACTTGCCTGCACTGGCGGTTGATGCCCACCCTGAGCAGCCTCAGGGATGCCCAGCTCTGCAACGCTCTGGCTGCCGACAGCGGTCGATGTTTCGACGTGCAATTGAAGATCGACACCGGCATGGCACGGCTGGGCTGCTCCCTCAGCGAGGGACATCAGACCGCGGCGGAGCTGAAGAGCCTGGAACATCTCAATCTGGAGGGCATCTACAGCCACCTGGCCTGTGCCGATGAGCCGAACGATGCCTTGACCAGCCTCCAGCAGGAGCGCTTCGTGAGCATGCTCTCGGCCCTGCCTGAAGCGGGTGCCGGCATCACCCGCCATCTGGCCAACTCGGCAGGGACCCTGCTCAACCGAGAGCTGCACCACGACCTCGTGCGCGTTGGATTGGCCCTGTACGGCCATGCCCCCGCCAGTCATCTGAGCAACGTCATTCCCCTGCAACCCGCCCTGGCGGTTCGTGCCCGGGTCAGCCTGATCCGCGACGTGCCCGCCGGCACTGGAGTCAGCTACGGCCATCGCTTCATCACCCAGCGCCCCACGCGGCTTGCGGTGGTGGGGATCGGCTATGCCGATGGTGTTCTGCGGTCCCTCAGCGGGCACATCCACGCCTTGCATCGCAATCGCCAGCTGCCTCAGGTGGGAGCCATCACCATGGACCAGCTCCTGCTGGATGCCACCGATGCAGCTGAGCTGGAGCAAGGCGACATCGTCACTCTGCTGGGCCAGGACGGCGACCTGGAATTAAGCCCTCAAAGCTGGAGCAACCACTGCGGCTCGATTCCCTGGGAGATCCTCTGTGGTTTCAAACGACGTCTGCCCCGCGTTGAAGTCTGA
- a CDS encoding HNH endonuclease, whose amino-acid sequence MGQVLVLNASYEPLNITTWRRAVVMMLKGKAESLEHDPCRQLRQGTHLPTVIRLRQYVRVPFRQLPLTRRNLFQRDNHTCQYCGSRDNQLSIDHVMPRSRGGSDTWENVTTACLSCNVRKGNRTPKEAAMPLRHVPRRPASSLSFEARRQIHSGHHQEWAKYVIGA is encoded by the coding sequence ATGGGCCAGGTTCTCGTTCTCAATGCGTCCTACGAGCCGCTCAATATCACCACCTGGAGACGGGCTGTGGTGATGATGCTGAAGGGCAAGGCCGAGAGTCTGGAACACGACCCCTGTCGGCAACTGCGTCAGGGCACCCACCTGCCAACGGTGATCCGCCTGCGCCAGTACGTTCGCGTTCCCTTTCGTCAGCTGCCCCTGACGCGTCGCAACCTCTTCCAGCGGGACAACCACACCTGCCAGTACTGCGGCAGTCGTGACAATCAGTTGTCCATCGACCATGTGATGCCTCGCAGTCGGGGAGGTAGCGACACCTGGGAGAACGTGACCACGGCTTGCCTCAGCTGCAATGTGCGCAAAGGCAATCGAACTCCGAAGGAAGCCGCCATGCCTCTGCGCCATGTGCCGCGGCGACCGGCCAGCAGCCTCAGTTTTGAGGCCCGGCGCCAGATCCATTCCGGTCATCACCAGGAATGGGCGAAGTACGTGATCGGTGCTTGA